A genomic region of Luteolibacter sp. Y139 contains the following coding sequences:
- a CDS encoding DUF5069 domain-containing protein, with translation MSASTTIPENVRSLAKDLTTGYPRSPRTKLAGYVLAARCLDKCRAELSGTQGEYHYACPLDRMFLDFAGISPEAFKQAVADGRSDEEMDRWIREHATNGSKGEVVHWNNAMRDKRISELDTKVQIYLEEYVEECLPGRVVYHWFDVYDIEEKRLDAPLISDH, from the coding sequence ATGAGTGCAAGCACCACCATTCCAGAAAACGTCAGGAGCCTCGCCAAGGATCTCACCACCGGCTATCCGCGCAGCCCGCGGACGAAGCTGGCCGGCTATGTCCTCGCCGCCCGGTGCCTGGACAAATGCCGCGCGGAACTCTCGGGCACGCAGGGCGAGTATCACTATGCCTGTCCTCTCGATCGCATGTTCCTCGATTTCGCGGGAATCAGTCCGGAGGCTTTCAAGCAGGCGGTAGCCGATGGCCGCAGTGATGAGGAGATGGACCGCTGGATCCGCGAGCATGCGACCAATGGCAGCAAGGGAGAAGTGGTCCACTGGAACAACGCGATGCGTGACAAGCGCATCAGCGAGCTCGATACGAAAGTGCAGATCTACCTCGAGGAATACGTCGAGGAATGCCTGCCAGGACGTGTGGTTTACCATTGGTTCGACGTCTATGACATCGAGGAGAAGCGTCTCGATGCACCGCTGATCAGCGACCACTGA
- a CDS encoding DUF2945 domain-containing protein, translating into MKSKSLRKGDEVEWQTSQGKTHGKIVRKLTAPRMIKGHKVAASRENPEYLVESEKSGELAAHKPEALKKRKSS; encoded by the coding sequence ATGAAATCGAAATCCCTTCGCAAGGGCGACGAAGTCGAATGGCAGACCTCGCAGGGCAAGACGCACGGCAAAATCGTGCGAAAGCTCACCGCGCCGCGGATGATCAAGGGCCACAAGGTGGCGGCGAGCCGGGAGAATCCGGAGTATCTGGTGGAGAGCGAAAAGAGCGGCGAGCTTGCTGCTCACAAACCGGAGGCGCTGAAGAAGCGGAAGTCGTCGTGA
- a CDS encoding L,D-transpeptidase family protein → MRIPTLLAVLATTLLTTLSPAMDRPAAHTKGIPVNKPVGELQPGEYWWNPALSPNGPLMILVSVPKQVMHVYRNGILIGRSTVSTGAKGHSTPGGVFTILEKKATHRSKTYNNAPMPNMQRLTWSGIAMHSGNLPGFPASHGCVRLPYDFSKLLFAATEKGGTVVIGDGKVPTPYLADNPGQLLAPKDFTPKMLAQLGTGQYEWQPERSAAGPITIVVSSADKMIYVYRGGNPIGRAVVEVTGWTALGEHVFTMLDGALDQPSKLAPGHKARRWLSVKTGDAMFADADSVASRLRFNPEFAAKVDDVLTPGTTVIVTEREVVRKLSNESFFEN, encoded by the coding sequence ATGAGAATCCCGACCCTGCTCGCTGTCCTCGCCACCACGCTTCTGACCACCCTTTCGCCCGCGATGGATCGCCCGGCGGCCCATACCAAGGGCATCCCCGTCAACAAGCCGGTGGGCGAACTGCAGCCCGGCGAGTACTGGTGGAATCCCGCGCTCTCTCCGAACGGCCCGCTGATGATCCTGGTCAGCGTTCCGAAGCAAGTGATGCACGTGTATCGCAATGGCATCCTCATCGGCCGCTCGACCGTCAGCACCGGCGCGAAAGGCCACTCCACTCCCGGCGGCGTCTTCACCATCCTCGAGAAGAAAGCGACCCATCGCTCGAAGACCTACAACAATGCGCCGATGCCAAACATGCAGCGCCTCACGTGGAGCGGCATTGCGATGCACTCGGGAAATCTCCCCGGCTTCCCTGCCAGCCACGGTTGCGTTCGCCTGCCGTATGATTTCTCGAAGCTCCTTTTCGCCGCGACCGAGAAAGGCGGCACTGTGGTCATCGGCGACGGCAAGGTGCCCACGCCTTATCTCGCCGACAATCCCGGCCAGCTTCTCGCGCCGAAGGACTTCACCCCCAAGATGCTCGCCCAACTCGGCACCGGCCAATACGAGTGGCAGCCCGAGCGCAGCGCGGCCGGCCCCATCACCATCGTGGTCAGCTCCGCCGACAAGATGATCTACGTCTATCGCGGAGGAAACCCGATCGGCCGCGCCGTAGTGGAAGTCACCGGCTGGACCGCCCTCGGCGAGCACGTCTTCACCATGCTCGATGGCGCCCTCGATCAACCCAGCAAGCTTGCCCCGGGACACAAGGCCCGCCGCTGGCTGAGCGTGAAAACCGGCGACGCCATGTTCGCCGACGCCGATTCCGTCGCCAGCCGCCTGCGCTTCAACCCGGAATTCGCCGCCAAGGTCGATGACGTGCTCACACCGGGAACCACCGTGATCGTGACCGAACGCGAGGTGGTGCGGAAGCTGAGCAACGAGTCGTTCTTCGAGAATTGA
- a CDS encoding VOC family protein: MSQLSYPPLSASLIVKDAKAAIDFYQRAFGATERYHLTDPSNGAIGHAELDVNGSMFMVGEEGPKSGKSPKTLGGTPVKFCLMVDDADALFDQAIAAGATSQMPMTDMFYGYRTGSVVDPFGHEWLIQALIEEVSPEEMQRRWNEMGGECKKEDT; encoded by the coding sequence ATGTCCCAGCTCAGCTACCCACCGCTGTCCGCCTCGCTCATCGTCAAGGATGCGAAGGCGGCGATTGATTTCTACCAGCGCGCCTTCGGTGCGACCGAGCGCTATCATCTGACCGACCCAAGCAATGGCGCCATCGGCCATGCCGAATTGGATGTGAATGGCAGCATGTTCATGGTTGGCGAAGAGGGCCCGAAGTCCGGCAAGTCCCCGAAGACGCTCGGCGGTACGCCGGTGAAGTTCTGCCTGATGGTGGATGATGCGGATGCGCTGTTCGACCAGGCCATCGCTGCCGGAGCGACCTCGCAGATGCCCATGACGGACATGTTCTATGGCTATCGTACTGGAAGTGTGGTCGATCCGTTCGGCCACGAGTGGCTGATCCAAGCGCTGATTGAAGAAGTTTCGCCGGAGGAAATGCAGCGGCGTTGGAACGAGATGGGTGGCGAGTGCAAGAAGGAGGATACCTAG
- a CDS encoding PA2928 family protein, translating into MKNILLLILLFGAAALLWKFGKWGSQIFLTPPEMLGGPVRVIDEKGDRLYYLTSQWEKRISYVGGSRSGSNRKTIGWLNVDLWALDAATAQPVFRKRLKRDRVNGDYVAMGQEQGILWARIPELVGIRLSDGATIADSAKIEARNPSLKGLIPKPPGTGMFLTESMQPLKFDASVGMIVRLDDARQVRIDPLTLEATPYVAPKKENDGKTPGRTKVERLSNGMEWRAMVRGVNIQRPDADQDWLGLIADSELEEATTRKTIGNQVNFSEPMRHKLYRARLKKIDEFLGPRWQFLEPIPLPESPEFLMGGLLTQESPTWDQQTAMWRKDPPSVFVLSRDRLGETGRMQIARITGPAGRPAWSKALPLSAVSAWLPGERHALMLGPDPSVEHSPMTEEGENQAMQIISIDLETGEWKSFNPDLHRDWPAEDLTQQKP; encoded by the coding sequence GTGAAGAACATCCTGCTGCTCATCCTCCTGTTCGGCGCCGCCGCTCTTCTCTGGAAGTTCGGCAAGTGGGGGTCGCAGATCTTCCTCACGCCCCCGGAAATGCTCGGCGGCCCGGTGCGGGTCATCGATGAAAAGGGCGACCGCCTCTACTACCTGACCAGCCAGTGGGAAAAGCGGATCAGCTACGTGGGCGGCTCGCGCTCAGGTTCCAACCGCAAGACCATTGGGTGGCTGAATGTCGACCTTTGGGCGCTCGACGCCGCGACCGCGCAACCGGTCTTTCGCAAACGGCTGAAGAGAGACAGGGTCAATGGTGACTACGTCGCGATGGGCCAGGAACAGGGAATCCTGTGGGCACGTATTCCCGAACTCGTCGGCATCCGCCTCTCCGACGGCGCGACCATCGCCGATAGCGCGAAGATCGAGGCGCGCAATCCCTCGCTGAAAGGCCTGATACCGAAACCACCGGGCACCGGCATGTTTCTAACGGAATCAATGCAGCCGCTGAAATTCGACGCCAGCGTCGGGATGATCGTGAGGCTGGATGATGCACGGCAGGTGCGGATTGATCCGCTGACCCTGGAAGCAACTCCCTATGTTGCACCCAAAAAGGAAAACGACGGGAAGACACCCGGCCGCACCAAGGTCGAGCGGTTGAGCAATGGCATGGAGTGGCGCGCCATGGTGCGCGGCGTGAACATCCAGCGGCCGGATGCCGATCAGGACTGGCTGGGTCTCATCGCCGACTCCGAATTGGAAGAGGCAACCACGCGCAAGACGATCGGCAATCAGGTGAACTTCAGCGAGCCGATGCGCCACAAGCTGTATCGCGCACGCTTGAAGAAGATCGACGAGTTCCTTGGCCCGCGCTGGCAATTTCTCGAGCCCATCCCATTGCCCGAAAGCCCTGAGTTCTTGATGGGCGGGCTTCTCACGCAGGAATCTCCCACGTGGGACCAGCAAACGGCCATGTGGCGGAAGGACCCACCGAGCGTCTTCGTGCTCTCGCGCGATCGGCTTGGCGAAACCGGGCGCATGCAGATCGCCCGCATCACCGGTCCCGCAGGTCGCCCGGCATGGAGCAAGGCGCTGCCACTTTCCGCGGTGAGTGCCTGGCTCCCCGGCGAGCGCCACGCGCTGATGTTAGGCCCGGACCCATCTGTCGAGCACTCGCCGATGACAGAAGAGGGCGAGAACCAGGCGATGCAGATCATCTCGATTGATCTCGAGACCGGGGAATGGAAATCCTTCAACCCCGACCTGCATCGCGACTGGCCGGCGGAAGATCTCACCCAGCAAAAGCCATGA
- a CDS encoding TIM44-like domain-containing protein produces the protein MNIRPAFLRLSVVLGTLMWLGLGVCEEAGARAGGAGGRSSGSRSSSRSSGGSSRSSGGSYRSSGGGGFYRVSGSDAGWFKWLFLGVGVVVLVIIIRRAMEANEEEMPLLPSPPAPVGEEAFLAANPDFDPALFKGKVRSAFLKIQEAWAAQDISQIRPFISDGMYQRFATQFRMMGLLKQRNVIENVRIFGVHPVFFRTDGAFDAIDVWVGADMTDSFTCELDPSMNSQGGDPFVEYWSFIRKRGAADSGFNLFAAQNCPSCGAELPRDMGELCRCSHCQVLVNSGEFDWVLAEITQEGDYGRYSRMGSRVSPELPDAIAAVAPEAPDFSQQLAEDKASNAFMQIMTAYATKKPASVRRFVTDELFGSISANISPDRTIIFNRIYLNESVLLDVTRDEGESKHRLAVGLSASMQRVELLSGGRLALVDSEEQRTNFVLSMERDIHAVPEKGSLYQHQCANCGGRVGDSIDVNCQYCGSPLNSTRNEWIVCGFGES, from the coding sequence ATGAATATCCGGCCTGCTTTCCTTCGCCTCAGTGTGGTTCTCGGCACGCTGATGTGGCTGGGGCTCGGGGTTTGCGAGGAGGCGGGCGCGCGGGCCGGGGGAGCGGGGGGGCGTAGTTCCGGCAGCAGGAGCAGCAGCCGCAGCAGTGGTGGCAGTTCGCGCAGTAGCGGTGGTAGCTATCGCAGCAGTGGCGGTGGTGGGTTTTATCGGGTCTCGGGTTCCGATGCCGGTTGGTTCAAGTGGCTGTTCCTGGGAGTGGGTGTGGTGGTCCTGGTGATCATCATCCGCCGTGCGATGGAGGCCAACGAGGAGGAGATGCCCCTGCTGCCGAGTCCGCCTGCACCGGTTGGCGAGGAGGCTTTCCTGGCGGCGAATCCGGATTTCGATCCGGCGTTGTTCAAGGGCAAGGTCCGCAGCGCGTTCCTGAAGATCCAGGAGGCGTGGGCGGCGCAGGACATCTCGCAGATCCGCCCCTTCATCTCGGATGGCATGTACCAGCGCTTCGCCACGCAGTTCCGTATGATGGGGCTGCTGAAACAACGCAACGTCATCGAGAACGTCCGGATCTTCGGCGTGCACCCGGTCTTCTTCCGTACCGATGGCGCGTTCGATGCGATCGACGTGTGGGTGGGCGCCGACATGACCGACTCCTTCACCTGCGAGCTGGACCCTTCGATGAATTCGCAGGGTGGCGATCCCTTCGTCGAATACTGGTCCTTCATCCGCAAGCGCGGGGCGGCGGACTCCGGCTTCAATCTCTTCGCGGCCCAGAACTGTCCCTCGTGTGGTGCGGAGCTTCCGCGGGACATGGGCGAGCTGTGCCGTTGCTCGCACTGCCAGGTGCTGGTGAATAGCGGCGAGTTCGATTGGGTACTCGCGGAGATCACCCAGGAGGGCGACTACGGTCGATACTCGCGCATGGGCTCGCGCGTTTCCCCGGAGTTGCCGGATGCCATCGCTGCGGTGGCTCCGGAGGCACCGGACTTCTCGCAGCAGCTCGCCGAGGACAAGGCCAGCAATGCGTTCATGCAGATCATGACCGCCTATGCTACGAAGAAGCCGGCATCCGTCCGCCGCTTCGTGACCGATGAGCTCTTCGGCAGCATCTCGGCGAATATTTCCCCGGACCGCACCATCATCTTCAACCGGATCTACCTGAACGAATCCGTGCTGCTCGACGTGACGCGCGATGAGGGGGAATCAAAGCATCGGCTCGCCGTCGGCCTGTCCGCCAGCATGCAGCGCGTGGAGCTTCTGTCCGGAGGACGTCTTGCCTTGGTCGATTCCGAGGAGCAGCGCACCAATTTCGTCCTGTCCATGGAGCGGGACATCCACGCGGTGCCGGAGAAGGGATCGCTGTATCAGCACCAGTGCGCCAACTGCGGCGGGCGCGTCGGCGACTCCATCGACGTCAACTGTCAGTACTGCGGCTCGCCGCTGAACTCGACTCGCAATGAGTGGATCGTGTGTGGATTTGGGGAGAGCTGA
- a CDS encoding family 16 glycoside hydrolase, which produces MPKLHFLRWFAVIALMVLLPASSLSAFTDADADLAYDAYNTAFYQTQTNGRAYYKETTDGGHAWFWGQANMMEMVADAYDRAPSQEKRDRLAALCKGFMDYHGTSWSWNEYNDDIMWACIVFTKTYLATGDTQYLSRATANFDVVWNRAWATSAGGGLYWKGTGGSRNACVNSPAAIVATMLYDITGNTAYLDKAMSIIAWMDSTLVRTTGAIDDNIGSTGTITDWHFTYNQGTYVGACSALYRITGELPYLDNAIKAARYTRDSMCNAAGIFPNHGTSGDGGGFNGIGIRWITRMVRDQGLWDEFYPWLKVNADTAWNIRRVADNLSWANWRAATPADLLYGFGCYGSVTAMQVVPSTDPSDITGLAGPAAASIYQAENASLQGGVVVATAVSGFRGTGYADYINSLGETITFTVTAEKAGQHWVSFRYGNGGTVNRPVKMRVNGVVNQDLPFAPTGAWTSWWYSPGVLVTLNAGSNTIALTPNQNSAPNVDLLYLCAAPKSAPPGATMLFDGTASSLTANWKRDENSTAPTWTVSNGAMSVVPTPARNDISTVNAYRDYKLHLEWLAPPGGLGQDAANSGVKLQGRYEIQILNTPRGQTSWPTTAAAILGKKAAAANASLGAGHWQSYDIDFTAPRWNGSVKTADARVTVRWNGVLVQDNVALTAVTDGSLAEAPGLQPILLQAATSTASGPVRFRNVWVLPKPTTVYEAELATMAGPLTASGNAGFSGTGFADYGTNVGETITWNVEAEKTGDHWISFRYANGVTTTRPLNLTVNGNAIQQLPFGPSGAWTSWIFTNGVKVPLTVGTNTIRLTSTITNGPNVDYLYVSGPPRSAPSGALVLFDGTQASLTQNWQRDEDHSAPNWTVAQGAMGVVASPSRNDLSTKVGFKDFQLHLEWLSPPGGSGQDAGNSGVKLQRAYEIQILNTAAGQAAANDGAGAIFQQKSPDTNASVGAGQWQTYDVEFTAAKWSGNVKTANARVRVYWNDVLVHDDVVLSQGTGGAAEAPGFQPLLLEALANSASGPVQFRNIWVTGESGAISPVTPQEFWTEWMDTSALTGIDRDANRDTDGDGLPNFWEYVTGGNPKSSDLTGPGGESRTPRMALVNDSGNRFAEFTFLRRADAATRGLVISAESSTTLNSTPWTARTITQVGSPVPVGDGTLERVKVRVNLPLGAETRMFLRLKADVAAE; this is translated from the coding sequence ATGCCAAAGCTTCATTTCCTCCGGTGGTTTGCCGTGATCGCTTTGATGGTGCTGCTCCCGGCGTCGTCGTTGAGCGCATTCACCGATGCGGATGCCGACCTGGCCTACGATGCCTACAACACGGCCTTCTATCAGACGCAGACGAATGGCCGCGCCTACTACAAGGAGACCACCGATGGCGGGCATGCGTGGTTCTGGGGTCAGGCGAACATGATGGAGATGGTGGCGGATGCGTATGATCGCGCGCCATCGCAAGAGAAGCGGGACCGGCTGGCGGCGCTTTGCAAGGGCTTCATGGACTACCACGGCACGAGTTGGTCGTGGAATGAGTACAACGACGACATCATGTGGGCGTGCATCGTCTTCACGAAGACCTACCTCGCCACGGGTGACACGCAGTATCTCAGTCGCGCGACGGCGAACTTCGATGTGGTGTGGAATCGCGCGTGGGCGACGAGCGCTGGGGGTGGGCTGTATTGGAAAGGCACCGGCGGATCGAGGAATGCGTGCGTGAATTCGCCGGCCGCGATCGTGGCCACCATGCTCTACGATATTACGGGCAACACGGCCTACCTCGACAAGGCGATGAGCATCATCGCCTGGATGGACAGCACGTTGGTCCGGACCACCGGAGCGATCGACGATAACATCGGCAGCACCGGAACGATCACGGATTGGCACTTTACCTATAATCAAGGCACCTACGTCGGAGCCTGCAGCGCGCTCTACCGGATCACCGGGGAGCTTCCCTACCTGGACAATGCCATCAAGGCCGCGCGCTACACCCGGGACAGCATGTGCAATGCGGCGGGGATTTTCCCGAACCACGGGACCTCGGGTGATGGCGGCGGTTTCAATGGCATCGGCATCCGGTGGATCACCCGGATGGTGCGGGACCAAGGGCTGTGGGATGAGTTCTACCCGTGGCTGAAGGTGAATGCCGACACTGCGTGGAATATCCGCCGGGTGGCAGACAATCTTTCGTGGGCGAACTGGCGTGCGGCCACGCCGGCGGACTTGCTGTATGGGTTTGGTTGCTATGGCTCGGTCACCGCCATGCAAGTGGTGCCATCGACGGATCCGTCCGACATCACCGGTCTAGCAGGTCCGGCGGCCGCCTCGATCTATCAGGCGGAGAATGCGTCGCTGCAGGGAGGCGTGGTAGTCGCGACGGCGGTCTCCGGTTTCCGCGGCACGGGCTACGCGGATTACATCAATAGCCTGGGCGAAACGATCACCTTCACGGTGACGGCGGAGAAGGCGGGCCAGCATTGGGTTTCCTTCCGCTATGGCAATGGCGGCACGGTGAATCGTCCGGTGAAGATGAGGGTGAATGGCGTGGTCAATCAGGATCTTCCCTTCGCGCCGACCGGTGCGTGGACCTCGTGGTGGTATAGCCCCGGCGTGCTGGTCACGCTGAATGCCGGCTCGAATACAATCGCGCTCACGCCGAACCAGAACTCCGCACCGAATGTGGACCTGCTGTATTTGTGCGCGGCTCCGAAGAGTGCGCCGCCGGGGGCGACGATGCTTTTCGATGGCACGGCGTCATCGCTGACGGCGAATTGGAAGCGCGATGAAAACAGCACCGCGCCGACGTGGACCGTTTCCAATGGTGCGATGAGCGTGGTGCCGACGCCTGCTCGAAACGACATCTCCACGGTGAATGCGTATCGCGACTACAAGCTGCATCTCGAGTGGCTCGCGCCGCCGGGGGGACTTGGCCAGGACGCGGCGAACTCCGGGGTGAAGCTGCAAGGTCGCTATGAGATCCAGATCCTCAACACGCCGCGTGGACAGACTTCGTGGCCGACTACCGCGGCGGCGATTCTTGGAAAGAAGGCGGCTGCCGCGAATGCGAGCCTGGGGGCGGGGCATTGGCAGAGCTACGACATCGATTTCACCGCGCCGCGGTGGAATGGCAGCGTGAAGACCGCCGATGCACGCGTGACCGTTCGTTGGAATGGAGTGCTGGTGCAGGACAATGTCGCGCTGACGGCGGTCACGGATGGCTCGCTTGCGGAGGCACCGGGTCTTCAGCCGATCCTATTGCAGGCGGCCACGAGCACGGCCAGTGGTCCGGTTCGCTTCCGCAATGTGTGGGTGCTGCCGAAGCCGACCACGGTTTATGAAGCCGAGCTCGCGACCATGGCCGGGCCATTGACCGCCTCGGGGAATGCCGGATTCAGCGGCACGGGTTTCGCGGACTATGGCACGAACGTTGGTGAGACAATCACTTGGAATGTGGAAGCGGAGAAGACGGGCGATCATTGGATCTCCTTCCGCTATGCGAATGGGGTGACCACCACGCGCCCGCTGAATCTCACGGTGAATGGCAATGCGATCCAGCAGTTGCCCTTCGGTCCGAGTGGAGCATGGACGAGCTGGATCTTCACGAACGGTGTGAAGGTTCCTCTAACCGTCGGGACCAATACCATCCGGCTCACGTCCACGATCACTAATGGGCCGAACGTGGACTACCTCTACGTCAGCGGTCCGCCGCGCTCGGCACCGAGCGGTGCGCTGGTGTTGTTCGATGGCACGCAAGCCTCACTCACGCAGAATTGGCAGCGCGATGAAGATCACAGCGCGCCGAATTGGACGGTGGCGCAGGGAGCGATGGGTGTGGTCGCCTCGCCATCGAGGAATGACCTTTCGACCAAGGTCGGGTTCAAGGATTTCCAGCTTCATCTCGAGTGGCTCTCGCCGCCGGGAGGCTCGGGCCAGGATGCGGGGAACTCGGGCGTGAAGCTCCAGCGCGCGTATGAGATCCAGATCCTGAATACGGCGGCGGGCCAGGCAGCGGCCAACGATGGTGCCGGTGCGATCTTCCAGCAGAAGTCGCCGGATACGAACGCGAGCGTGGGTGCGGGGCAGTGGCAAACTTACGATGTCGAGTTCACCGCCGCGAAGTGGTCGGGGAATGTAAAGACCGCGAATGCCCGGGTGCGTGTTTATTGGAATGATGTGCTGGTCCACGATGACGTGGTGCTTTCACAGGGCACGGGTGGAGCTGCCGAAGCGCCGGGCTTCCAGCCGCTGCTGTTAGAGGCGCTTGCCAATAGCGCCAGTGGTCCGGTGCAGTTCCGGAACATCTGGGTCACGGGCGAATCCGGGGCGATCAGTCCGGTCACGCCGCAGGAGTTCTGGACCGAGTGGATGGACACGTCTGCTTTGACCGGCATTGATCGCGATGCGAACCGCGATACCGATGGCGACGGGCTCCCGAATTTCTGGGAGTACGTCACCGGCGGAAATCCGAAATCTTCCGATCTCACCGGCCCCGGTGGCGAGAGCCGTACGCCACGCATGGCGCTGGTGAATGACAGTGGGAATCGCTTCGCCGAGTTCACTTTCCTTCGCCGTGCGGATGCTGCGACGCGGGGCCTGGTGATTTCAGCGGAGTCTTCCACCACGCTCAACTCGACGCCGTGGACTGCGCGCACAATCACGCAGGTCGGCTCGCCGGTGCCGGTGGGTGATGGGACGCTGGAGCGAGTGAAAGTGCGGGTGAACCTGCCGCTGGGTGCGGAGACGAGGATGTTCCTGCGCTTGAAGGCGGATGTCGCGGCGGAGTGA
- a CDS encoding RNA polymerase sigma factor, whose translation MNALTDQELLREYAASRSDSAFRELVRRHIDLVHSAARRLVRDSHTAQDVTQAVFTALSKDARKVSSHPVLAGWLHKTTRHLSTNVIRADARRRVREQQAIAMNAQAASDSEPEPVWADIASHLDAVLGELSESDRDAVILRFFEKRSAKEIGCILGITAEAAQKRVNRAIERLRESFARRGVAGSGAGLTGVIGSNAVQAAPAGLTAAITAGVIAGSIANTTTTSILMTTLSKMLLPTAVVALAGTWLVQNREAERLRAEIAPAMQVQAANLPPSSVGFARVGADPSETGNSVGIGVGIGEASSGNEDTANGGGGGFSVVAGAMLDGEWSGPGPGPEPVALDKKGRPTTDMVETLELTDEEVAALETAIRRIRDDATGDFVKRVKLTSSGNKDDGDHYLYQAPARTDEGKIFFDAFAKAFADVLGESRGRKLTDAMTDYDFLGGMGKYDLEFDFCRTPEREIRVKAWYRKPGTTEDVLSRQCDQESFEEDFGKVFEFPDDGGSPSLKVPAR comes from the coding sequence GTGAACGCATTGACCGACCAGGAACTCCTGCGCGAATACGCCGCGAGCCGTTCTGATTCCGCCTTCCGGGAATTGGTGCGGCGGCACATCGATCTCGTCCATTCCGCGGCGCGACGGCTGGTGCGGGATTCGCACACGGCGCAGGACGTGACGCAGGCCGTCTTCACAGCGCTTTCGAAGGATGCGCGGAAAGTTTCCTCCCATCCCGTGCTCGCCGGTTGGCTGCACAAAACCACGCGCCATCTTTCCACCAATGTCATCCGCGCCGACGCCCGTCGCCGGGTGCGCGAGCAGCAGGCCATCGCCATGAATGCCCAAGCCGCTTCCGACAGCGAGCCCGAGCCCGTGTGGGCGGACATCGCCTCGCATCTCGACGCCGTGCTCGGCGAACTCAGCGAGTCCGACCGTGATGCCGTCATTCTCCGCTTCTTTGAAAAGCGCTCGGCGAAGGAGATCGGCTGCATTCTGGGAATCACTGCCGAGGCCGCCCAGAAGCGGGTGAACCGGGCAATCGAGCGCCTGCGTGAATCCTTCGCACGGCGCGGGGTTGCGGGAAGTGGAGCGGGTCTCACCGGGGTGATCGGCAGCAATGCCGTCCAAGCGGCTCCTGCCGGCCTGACTGCCGCCATCACCGCCGGGGTGATCGCCGGCTCAATAGCTAATACCACAACCACCAGTATTCTCATGACCACACTCTCGAAGATGCTTCTTCCTACCGCCGTCGTGGCACTCGCCGGGACTTGGCTGGTCCAGAATCGTGAGGCCGAGCGCCTGCGTGCCGAAATCGCTCCTGCCATGCAGGTGCAGGCGGCGAATCTTCCCCCCTCTAGTGTGGGTTTTGCCAGAGTCGGTGCGGATCCTAGCGAGACCGGAAACTCCGTGGGGATTGGTGTCGGCATTGGGGAGGCAAGCTCCGGGAACGAAGACACCGCGAATGGAGGGGGCGGTGGATTTTCGGTAGTGGCAGGGGCGATGCTCGATGGCGAGTGGTCCGGCCCAGGACCCGGGCCAGAGCCGGTCGCACTCGATAAGAAGGGCCGCCCGACCACCGACATGGTCGAAACGCTGGAGCTAACTGATGAAGAGGTCGCGGCGTTGGAAACCGCTATCCGCCGCATCCGTGACGATGCCACCGGGGATTTCGTGAAGCGGGTGAAATTAACGAGCTCCGGAAACAAGGACGATGGCGATCATTATCTCTACCAAGCTCCGGCCCGGACTGATGAAGGGAAGATCTTCTTCGATGCGTTCGCAAAGGCATTTGCTGATGTCCTCGGCGAGAGCCGCGGCCGGAAGCTCACTGATGCCATGACTGACTACGATTTTCTCGGCGGCATGGGGAAATACGATCTGGAGTTCGATTTTTGCCGGACTCCCGAGCGAGAAATCAGGGTAAAGGCCTGGTATCGGAAACCGGGCACCACAGAGGACGTGCTGAGCAGGCAATGTGATCAAGAGAGCTTCGAGGAGGACTTCGGAAAGGTCTTCGAGTTTCCGGATGACGGCGGCAGTCCGTCTCTCAAGGTTCCGGCTCGCTGA